The following proteins come from a genomic window of Micromonospora echinofusca:
- a CDS encoding alpha/beta fold hydrolase — MRSPLSAAWIRRALSTRRRVVAATAIVVLLAAAVTWAVLPREPAVRTEAAFVNVASGPTGDESVDLDTTLYLPEGASAADKVPAVLLAHGFGGTKESVRADAEEFAGRGYAVLTWTARGFGRSGGQIHLDHPDYEVRDAQRLLDWLAARPDVRTDADGDPRVGVVGGSYGGALALLLAAQDQRVDAIVPMITWNDLSRSFLPESSGKEPTEGVFKSGWAGLFFGGGGNVGSGPAGLSGTSAAQPEGAPVSAGPPSPGPGAGPGTGPGRAPAGAGDPACGRFAADICAAYLRIATTGRADQAAVDLLRRSSPAGVLDRIKAPTLLVQGEADTLFPLGEADANARGIAAAGTPVRVAWFTGGHDGGEGPKTDSDRVKFLTVQWLDHYVKGEGEAPGDDFTWSRIAGFDALDRGLVATGYRYADYPGVAGTARRSVPVAGPAQPVANPPAGNPAAISSVPFAGELSALLGGVAGDIPGQHARFESEPLAEAVDVVGAPTVDVRAASPTGEAVLFVKLYDVDPNGAATLPNGLVAPVRLTGLPPTIDAARPVTVTLPAIVRRIEAGHRLRVVVATSDQAYATPVEPAVHTVAATGAVSLPTVAGDPIPTSATVWRWVLAGLVAAIVVGLVVVVAVVRRRHRRQDSSVHPAYAGVPLAVRQLRKEYADGFVAVSNVDFEVHPGQVVGLLGPNGAGKTTTLRVLMGLTQPTAGEIYVFGHRLVPGSPVLSRIGALVEGPGFLPHLSGLENLKAYWRATGRPAEDAHFEEALEIAGLGDSVHRRIKNYSHGMKQRLAIAQAMLGLPELLVLDEPTDGLDPPQIAEMRRVLQRYATDGRAVLVSSHLLAEVEQTCTHAVVVNKGRIVASGPVEEIVGESPSVLFDVTDPEAARAVLAGLHGVRVLPDGEGQLVVDTNGTARSEVVAELVRAGIGVDRVVPRRRLEDAFLALVGENSRGSGDR, encoded by the coding sequence ATGAGATCGCCGTTGTCGGCCGCGTGGATCCGGCGTGCCCTGTCCACCCGCCGGCGCGTCGTCGCAGCGACGGCGATCGTCGTGCTGCTCGCCGCCGCCGTGACCTGGGCGGTCCTGCCGCGGGAGCCGGCCGTGCGCACCGAGGCGGCGTTCGTGAACGTCGCCTCCGGGCCGACCGGGGACGAGTCCGTCGACCTGGACACCACGCTCTACCTGCCCGAGGGCGCCTCGGCGGCCGACAAGGTGCCGGCGGTGCTGCTGGCGCACGGCTTCGGCGGCACCAAGGAGTCCGTACGCGCCGACGCCGAGGAGTTCGCCGGGCGCGGCTACGCGGTGCTCACCTGGACCGCGCGGGGCTTCGGCCGCAGCGGCGGGCAGATCCACCTGGACCACCCGGACTACGAGGTACGCGACGCGCAACGGCTGCTGGACTGGCTCGCCGCCCGCCCCGACGTCCGCACCGACGCCGACGGGGACCCACGGGTGGGCGTCGTCGGCGGCTCGTACGGCGGCGCCCTGGCGCTGCTGCTCGCCGCGCAGGACCAGCGCGTCGACGCGATCGTGCCGATGATCACCTGGAACGACCTGTCCCGCTCCTTCCTGCCGGAGAGCAGCGGCAAGGAGCCCACCGAGGGCGTGTTCAAGTCCGGCTGGGCCGGGCTGTTCTTCGGCGGCGGCGGCAACGTCGGCTCCGGGCCGGCCGGGCTCTCCGGGACCAGCGCCGCGCAGCCCGAGGGGGCGCCCGTCTCCGCCGGCCCGCCCAGCCCGGGGCCGGGCGCCGGTCCGGGCACCGGCCCGGGGCGCGCGCCGGCCGGCGCCGGCGACCCGGCGTGCGGCCGGTTCGCCGCCGACATCTGCGCCGCGTACCTGCGCATCGCCACCACGGGGCGGGCCGACCAGGCCGCCGTGGACCTGCTGCGCCGCTCCAGCCCGGCCGGGGTGCTCGACCGGATCAAGGCGCCGACCCTGCTGGTGCAGGGCGAGGCGGACACCCTCTTCCCGCTCGGCGAGGCGGACGCCAACGCGCGCGGCATCGCCGCCGCCGGCACGCCCGTGCGGGTGGCCTGGTTCACCGGCGGCCACGACGGCGGCGAGGGTCCGAAGACCGACTCGGACCGGGTGAAGTTCCTGACCGTGCAGTGGCTCGACCACTACGTCAAGGGCGAGGGCGAGGCCCCGGGCGACGACTTCACCTGGTCGCGTATCGCCGGCTTCGACGCCCTCGACCGGGGGCTGGTGGCCACCGGCTACCGCTACGCCGACTACCCCGGCGTCGCCGGCACGGCCCGCCGGAGCGTGCCGGTGGCCGGCCCCGCCCAGCCCGTCGCCAACCCGCCGGCCGGCAACCCCGCCGCCATCTCCTCGGTGCCCTTCGCCGGTGAGCTGTCGGCGCTGCTCGGCGGCGTGGCCGGCGACATTCCCGGCCAGCACGCCCGGTTCGAGTCGGAGCCGCTGGCCGAGGCGGTCGACGTGGTGGGCGCCCCGACCGTCGACGTCCGCGCGGCGTCGCCGACGGGGGAGGCCGTGCTCTTCGTCAAGCTCTACGACGTCGACCCCAACGGCGCGGCCACCCTGCCCAACGGCCTGGTCGCCCCGGTCCGGCTCACCGGCCTGCCGCCGACGATCGACGCGGCACGCCCGGTCACCGTCACCCTGCCGGCGATCGTGCGCCGGATCGAGGCCGGGCACCGGCTGCGCGTGGTGGTGGCGACCTCCGACCAGGCGTACGCCACCCCGGTCGAGCCGGCCGTGCACACCGTCGCGGCCACCGGCGCGGTCAGCCTGCCGACCGTCGCCGGCGACCCGATCCCCACCTCCGCGACCGTGTGGCGCTGGGTGCTGGCCGGGCTGGTCGCCGCGATCGTCGTCGGGCTCGTCGTGGTCGTCGCCGTGGTCCGCCGCCGGCACCGCCGCCAGGACAGCTCCGTGCACCCGGCGTACGCGGGCGTCCCGCTGGCCGTGCGGCAGCTCCGCAAGGAGTACGCGGACGGCTTCGTCGCCGTCTCCAACGTGGACTTCGAGGTGCACCCCGGTCAGGTCGTCGGCCTGCTCGGCCCGAACGGCGCGGGCAAGACCACCACGCTGCGGGTGCTGATGGGGCTGACCCAGCCGACGGCCGGCGAGATCTACGTCTTCGGGCACCGGCTGGTGCCCGGGTCGCCGGTGCTGTCCCGGATCGGGGCGCTGGTCGAGGGGCCGGGCTTCCTGCCGCACCTGTCCGGTCTGGAGAACCTGAAGGCGTACTGGCGGGCCACGGGGCGGCCGGCCGAGGACGCGCACTTCGAGGAGGCACTGGAGATCGCCGGCCTGGGCGACTCCGTGCACCGGCGGATCAAGAACTACAGCCACGGCATGAAACAGCGACTCGCCATCGCGCAGGCGATGCTGGGCCTGCCCGAGCTGCTGGTGCTCGACGAGCCGACCGACGGGCTCGATCCGCCGCAGATCGCGGAGATGCGCCGGGTGCTCCAGCGCTACGCCACGGACGGCCGGGCGGTGCTGGTCTCCAGCCACCTGCTGGCCGAGGTGGAGCAGACCTGTACGCACGCGGTGGTGGTGAACAAGGGCCGCATCGTCGCCTCGGGCCCCGTCGAGGAGATCGTCGGCGAGTCGCCCAGCGTGCTGTTCGACGTGACCGACCCGGAGGCCGCCCGGGCGGTGCTCGCCGGCCTGCACGGGGTGCGGGTGCTCCCCGACGGCGAGGGCCAGCTCGTGGTGGACACCAAC